A genomic window from Fibrobacterota bacterium includes:
- a CDS encoding tetratricopeptide repeat protein, protein MRRTSRIALFGIAVLMVSCGDPAVKRANAALAMGDGTRAARDFTTALDQDPTDTALRRGLGEALILVAREKANDGDDLPVDWSRAARELERSGQDSTVETLIAEASLAWARSVLRRGDTDLAVTGLEARMDSATETRRERNLLAILLDHRGERDRAADLFLENAQEDSTDADAWFNLAMVEWARKRRIQAAEHLILAAKHAPEDPEILYWLGKLSDAEPKR, encoded by the coding sequence GTGAGAAGGACCTCGCGCATCGCCTTGTTCGGCATTGCCGTCCTGATGGTCTCCTGCGGGGATCCGGCGGTGAAACGGGCGAATGCCGCCCTGGCGATGGGCGATGGAACGCGGGCCGCCCGCGATTTCACCACGGCGTTGGACCAGGATCCGACCGATACCGCTCTCCGAAGGGGCTTGGGCGAAGCGTTGATCCTGGTGGCTCGCGAAAAGGCCAACGATGGCGACGATCTTCCTGTGGATTGGTCCAGAGCCGCGCGCGAGCTGGAGCGGTCCGGCCAGGACTCCACCGTGGAGACCTTGATCGCGGAGGCATCCCTCGCTTGGGCGCGATCCGTGCTCCGGCGCGGCGACACCGATCTTGCCGTGACCGGTCTGGAAGCGAGGATGGATTCGGCGACGGAAACGCGACGCGAGCGCAACCTGCTGGCGATCCTGCTGGATCACCGGGGAGAACGGGACCGGGCGGCCGATCTCTTCCTGGAAAATGCCCAGGAGGATTCCACCGACGCCGATGCCTGGTTCAATCTGGCCATGGTGGAATGGGCGCGCAAGCGTCGCATCCAAGCGGCCGAACACCTGATCCTGGCCGCCAAGCACGCGCCGGAAGACCCGGAAATCCTCTATTGGTTGGGCAAACTGTCGGACGCGGAGCCCAAACGGTGA
- the lepB gene encoding signal peptidase I, with translation MTAQSNPPPAPAKKAWGKILFREVFLPLVMAVVVIQFVIQAFRIPSGSMEKSLLVGDWLLGLKFLYGSPVPFSEKRLPALSDPKPGDIIIFHYPSDPDAPGRDPQRFQFLAHTLLFGDYYWDRTPGPGQGRFVRYDSKDFIKRCVAVSGDTLSMRRKKLVRNGKEVEIPVNGQYDDLSVPQSWDLQQVRDSLGPLRIPAPGDTIRLNQVTTEEFLRIYHLAIQEHPTENVQCSVWVERNGRKDKNWVFRQMYYSDYPEFRIPPNLVQASSRMPDGSILVDVQQDSMSKALSLAYQMGEIPGGFIRGVFHESIGPRTGVHMDRSFWFWKHMDTATQDSARKDSIHLRRAIKIDGKLDTNYVVRQQVLFMMGDNRDHSADSRFWGYLSRRNVKAKAFIIYFSMDNPEDPATRESPVMLSRPLTLLSVPFRTRWTRIGRLVHD, from the coding sequence ATGACAGCCCAATCGAATCCACCTCCCGCTCCGGCCAAAAAGGCCTGGGGCAAAATCCTCTTTCGCGAGGTCTTCCTCCCGCTGGTGATGGCGGTGGTGGTGATCCAATTCGTGATCCAGGCGTTTCGCATCCCCTCCGGCTCGATGGAAAAATCCCTGCTGGTCGGGGATTGGCTGCTTGGACTGAAGTTCCTGTACGGTTCGCCGGTTCCTTTCAGCGAAAAGCGGCTGCCCGCCCTCAGCGATCCAAAGCCCGGCGACATCATCATTTTCCACTATCCGTCCGATCCGGACGCCCCTGGGCGCGACCCGCAACGGTTCCAGTTTTTGGCCCACACGCTGCTGTTCGGCGATTATTACTGGGATCGCACACCCGGCCCCGGCCAGGGACGCTTCGTGCGCTACGACTCCAAGGACTTCATCAAGCGGTGCGTGGCGGTTTCCGGCGACACCTTGAGCATGCGGCGGAAGAAGCTGGTCCGAAACGGCAAGGAAGTGGAGATTCCGGTCAACGGCCAGTACGACGACTTGAGCGTGCCCCAAAGCTGGGATCTGCAACAGGTCCGCGATTCCTTGGGTCCGCTCCGGATCCCGGCGCCTGGCGACACCATCCGCCTCAATCAGGTGACGACGGAAGAGTTCCTGCGGATCTACCACCTGGCCATCCAGGAGCATCCGACGGAAAACGTCCAGTGCTCCGTTTGGGTGGAACGCAACGGCCGCAAGGACAAGAACTGGGTGTTCCGGCAGATGTACTACAGCGATTATCCGGAATTCCGCATCCCCCCCAACCTGGTGCAGGCCAGCAGCCGGATGCCCGACGGTTCGATCCTGGTGGATGTCCAGCAGGATTCCATGTCCAAAGCCCTCTCGCTGGCCTACCAGATGGGAGAGATTCCCGGCGGGTTCATCCGAGGCGTGTTCCACGAGTCCATCGGACCGCGCACCGGTGTCCACATGGACCGTTCCTTCTGGTTCTGGAAGCACATGGACACGGCCACGCAGGACTCCGCGCGCAAGGATTCCATCCACCTTCGGCGGGCCATCAAGATCGACGGAAAACTGGACACCAACTATGTGGTGCGCCAACAGGTGTTGTTCATGATGGGAGACAACCGCGACCACAGCGCCGACTCGCGCTTCTGGGGCTACCTCTCGCGTCGCAACGTCAAGGCGAAGGCGTTCATCATCTATTTCTCGATGGACAATCCGGAAGACCCGGCCACCCGCGAATCGCCGGTGATGTTGTCGCGTCCGCTCACGCTGCTTTCGGTGCCTTTCCGCACGCGCTGGACCCGGATCGGCCGGCTTGTGCATGACTAG
- a CDS encoding diaminopimelate epimerase, translating into MEFVKMHGTGNDYVYVDLWTEVVPDPVQLAIEVSHRHFAIGSDGLILVAPPTEPGFAGRMIMYNADGSESGMCGNGLRCVAKFLFDRGRTDGATEFQLQTGAGPRGAKVHPGADGKAERVTLSMGAPLLSPERIPTTLAAQGGEFELEVAGRKLRGTPVGMGNPHFVVFVEDTETFPVHELGPLVENHPAFPKRVNAEFVQVLGPGHLRQRTWERGSGETWACGTGASAVCVASRLRGLSDGNVRIDLLGGSLELSWDGTGEVRMTGNAVEVFRGTW; encoded by the coding sequence ATGGAATTCGTGAAGATGCACGGCACGGGCAACGACTATGTGTATGTGGACCTTTGGACGGAGGTGGTGCCGGATCCTGTCCAATTGGCGATCGAAGTTTCCCATCGCCACTTCGCCATCGGATCCGACGGCCTCATATTGGTGGCCCCTCCCACGGAACCGGGCTTTGCCGGACGCATGATCATGTACAACGCCGACGGCTCCGAGAGCGGCATGTGCGGGAACGGCCTGCGTTGCGTGGCCAAGTTCCTGTTCGATCGCGGGCGCACCGACGGTGCCACGGAGTTCCAGCTCCAGACGGGGGCCGGACCGCGTGGCGCCAAGGTCCATCCGGGCGCCGACGGCAAGGCCGAGCGCGTGACCCTTTCGATGGGCGCGCCCCTTCTTTCGCCCGAGCGGATTCCCACCACGTTGGCCGCCCAGGGCGGCGAGTTCGAATTGGAAGTGGCCGGTCGCAAGCTGCGCGGCACGCCGGTTGGAATGGGCAATCCCCACTTCGTGGTCTTCGTCGAAGACACCGAGACGTTTCCTGTCCACGAGCTGGGACCCCTGGTGGAAAACCATCCCGCCTTCCCCAAGCGGGTGAATGCGGAATTCGTCCAAGTCCTGGGGCCCGGCCATCTGCGCCAACGGACCTGGGAGCGCGGGTCGGGGGAGACCTGGGCTTGCGGCACGGGGGCGAGCGCGGTGTGCGTGGCCAGCCGGTTGCGCGGCCTCTCCGATGGCAATGTGCGGATCGATCTCCTGGGCGGATCCCTGGAACTTTCCTGGGATGGCACGGGCGAAGTGCGCATGACCGGCAACGCCGTCGAGGTCTTCCGCGGCACCTGGTAA
- a CDS encoding 3'-5' exoribonuclease has product MSFRPLTDFVALDLETTGLDFATEEILELGGVVFANGVPSRTFSAVLRTNRPVTSFIEALTGISQAQSTEGREPVEALTEFAAFCGDLPVVAHNSHFDLKFLRKAWDAAGIAEPQRAVFDTLLGARISWPHWPSHKLESLVERLELPAQAAAHRALDDARSAGSLFLAIQDRLAQYASQDPAVIASLSWVLQGSESPWEALLPWDGGEDAPEPAWPADPSEPIKSGPPREHVLEVSQIDRVFSKNGPLAKGRADWEPRPAQGQMAREIAQALSEEAFLLCEAGTGTGKSLAYLVPAAMWAVEARDRVVVSTATKTLQNQLIEREAPLVREVVPGARVEVLKGRSNYLCVRRFADHLADPHRLDRAEREAILPLIAWVRSTSTGDIEECHGFGRDRNAGLWGKLQSDGRAGIPPRHPLFRICFHQRARRRAEAAHVLVVNHALLLSDLALDFAILPTYERLVVDEAHHLADVAHDHLGRAVSLPRLRRLLHPMAETSDKRAGVLGALAANRNLPIEAIAMVDLAREELLSADRRLHRLFQKLGEKVGRRGEEQKLRLREGLAAETGVDPSAAMGAFESAIKSISELRKALSEWKEGEEKGFLADLASGEGALSEFRRDLQVLCDSPASGDVHWIEDWSNPIKLVLRGSPLDPGMILAKTLYPAMKTAVFTSATLAIRGRAEHLEMRTGLARVEREIHRVRHPSPFKLREQARVVAAGWLPKPGEKGWTDALVQTLREVVLPLGRRSLVLFTSERSLRDVREKLVGDYRSAGRLLLAQGVDGNREALLSMFRRTEGACLLGSDSFWEGVDLPGRDLELVVIARLPFPVPSDPLVSARSEEVESEGRPPFAECFLPEAWLKLRQGIGRLLRRSDDRGAILVLDSRVVRERYGSYLADAWDGGHRQAKTAEQAHRELKEWFDGPVEVVDSAEGQQAPADVESKGDA; this is encoded by the coding sequence ATGAGTTTTCGTCCGCTGACGGATTTCGTCGCCCTGGACCTCGAGACCACGGGTCTCGACTTCGCCACCGAGGAGATCCTCGAGCTGGGAGGTGTGGTCTTCGCGAACGGCGTTCCGTCTCGCACGTTCTCGGCGGTGCTGCGCACCAACCGTCCGGTCACGTCCTTCATCGAAGCCCTCACCGGCATTTCGCAGGCGCAATCCACCGAGGGCCGCGAGCCGGTGGAGGCTCTGACAGAATTCGCCGCCTTCTGCGGGGATCTTCCCGTGGTGGCGCACAATTCCCACTTCGATCTGAAATTCCTGCGCAAGGCCTGGGATGCGGCGGGAATCGCCGAACCCCAGCGGGCGGTCTTCGACACCTTGCTCGGAGCCCGCATCAGTTGGCCCCACTGGCCCAGCCACAAGCTGGAAAGCCTGGTGGAGCGCTTGGAATTGCCGGCACAGGCCGCCGCCCATCGCGCCTTGGACGACGCCCGTTCGGCCGGCAGCCTCTTTTTGGCCATCCAGGATCGTCTGGCCCAATACGCGTCGCAGGATCCTGCCGTGATCGCTTCGCTTTCGTGGGTGCTGCAAGGTTCGGAAAGCCCTTGGGAGGCCCTTCTGCCTTGGGATGGCGGCGAAGACGCGCCCGAGCCCGCCTGGCCTGCGGATCCCTCCGAACCCATCAAATCCGGCCCACCTCGCGAACATGTGCTGGAAGTTTCCCAGATCGATCGCGTGTTTTCCAAGAACGGTCCGCTGGCCAAGGGCCGCGCCGATTGGGAGCCTCGTCCGGCCCAAGGCCAGATGGCCCGCGAGATCGCCCAAGCCCTTTCGGAAGAAGCCTTCCTGCTGTGCGAAGCGGGAACCGGCACCGGAAAGTCGCTGGCCTATCTGGTGCCTGCGGCGATGTGGGCGGTGGAAGCGCGCGACCGCGTGGTGGTGTCCACCGCCACCAAAACGCTCCAAAACCAACTGATCGAACGCGAAGCTCCGCTGGTTCGCGAAGTCGTGCCCGGTGCCCGCGTGGAGGTCCTGAAGGGGCGCTCCAACTACTTGTGCGTGCGCCGTTTTGCGGATCATTTGGCCGATCCCCATCGTTTGGATCGCGCCGAACGCGAGGCCATTTTGCCTTTGATCGCCTGGGTGCGGTCCACTTCCACGGGTGACATCGAAGAGTGCCACGGCTTCGGCCGCGACCGCAACGCCGGCTTGTGGGGCAAGTTGCAAAGCGACGGCCGCGCGGGCATTCCGCCGCGCCATCCTCTGTTTCGGATCTGCTTCCATCAGCGGGCGCGCCGCCGTGCGGAGGCCGCCCACGTGCTGGTGGTCAACCACGCGCTCTTGTTGTCGGATCTTGCCCTGGACTTCGCGATCCTGCCTACCTATGAACGCCTGGTGGTGGATGAAGCCCATCATCTGGCCGATGTGGCGCATGATCACCTGGGCCGTGCGGTGTCCTTGCCGCGGCTGCGCAGGCTGCTGCACCCCATGGCGGAAACCTCCGACAAGCGCGCGGGCGTGCTGGGTGCCTTGGCGGCCAACCGCAATCTGCCCATCGAGGCCATCGCGATGGTGGATCTGGCGCGCGAAGAGCTGCTTTCCGCCGATCGCCGTTTGCACCGATTGTTCCAGAAACTCGGCGAAAAGGTGGGGCGTCGCGGCGAAGAGCAGAAACTGCGCTTGCGTGAAGGCCTCGCGGCGGAAACCGGCGTGGATCCATCGGCGGCCATGGGCGCCTTCGAATCGGCCATCAAGTCCATTTCCGAATTGCGCAAGGCGCTCTCCGAATGGAAGGAAGGCGAGGAGAAGGGATTCCTCGCCGACCTCGCCTCCGGCGAAGGCGCGCTGTCCGAATTCCGTCGCGATCTCCAGGTGCTGTGCGACAGTCCCGCTTCCGGCGATGTCCATTGGATCGAGGATTGGTCCAACCCCATCAAGCTGGTGCTGCGTGGATCGCCGTTGGATCCGGGCATGATCCTGGCCAAGACCCTGTACCCGGCCATGAAGACCGCGGTATTCACCTCCGCGACACTGGCCATCCGTGGCCGCGCGGAACACTTGGAAATGCGCACGGGCCTGGCCCGTGTGGAACGCGAGATCCATCGCGTGCGCCATCCGTCTCCCTTCAAGCTGCGCGAACAGGCGCGCGTGGTGGCCGCGGGCTGGCTGCCCAAGCCGGGCGAAAAGGGCTGGACCGACGCCCTGGTGCAGACGCTGCGCGAAGTGGTGCTGCCCTTGGGACGCCGATCCTTGGTGCTGTTCACCTCCGAGCGCAGCCTGCGCGACGTGCGCGAGAAACTGGTGGGCGACTACCGCTCCGCCGGGCGGCTCCTGCTGGCGCAAGGGGTGGATGGAAACCGCGAGGCGTTGTTGTCCATGTTCCGCCGCACCGAAGGCGCGTGCCTGTTGGGATCGGACAGTTTCTGGGAAGGCGTGGATCTTCCCGGACGCGACCTGGAACTGGTGGTCATCGCCCGTTTGCCGTTTCCTGTCCCGAGCGATCCGCTGGTGTCGGCCCGATCCGAAGAGGTGGAATCGGAAGGGCGTCCGCCCTTTGCCGAGTGCTTCCTTCCCGAGGCGTGGCTCAAGCTGCGCCAAGGGATCGGGCGCCTCCTGCGGCGTTCGGATGACCGCGGCGCGATCCTGGTTCTGGACAGTCGCGTGGTGCGCGAGCGGTACGGATCGTATCTGGCCGACGCCTGGGATGGTGGCCACCGCCAGGCCAAGACGGCCGAACAGGCCCATCGCGAGCTGAAGGAATGGTTCGACGGACCTGTCGAGGTCGTGGACTCCGCCGAGGGGCAGCAAGCTCCCGCCGACGTGGAGTCGAAAGGAGACGCATGA
- a CDS encoding Ig-like domain-containing protein, with protein sequence MTRRVWFWALASATLLAGCARVVVPAGGPEDLVPPRLLASTPDSGALRVSKDAQIRLRFSEWVDPTTARSAITIVPSGSKAPEIRVDGPEVIVKLREPLDSPSTYVVRIQPGLADWRRAATKVAQEIPFSTGARIDSGRAEVRMWMGSDTSAPIVVKGRLGAWPLDTAARKGLSRLLRRKDSAQWLLQAPMPYRERPWRWTWADTAFVADLRFLPEGSWRLIAWDDKDKDNFWRPGQEPIAFLGDIKGKGNRWSESFVAKLVPEDTGAPAPRDTTTDTLRVKDSVSLDSLARLWDKLPEDSVGIAAVALDSLPKSWKGKSVRLRLWPVFRRARPRVSAADRPVLRLPPGRWSGEVWLDRDLDGKPLASSWRSGRLAEPWCFVPSFNLERQDSVRVRVQCLTRDAMPDTGKVSP encoded by the coding sequence ATGACTAGGCGCGTCTGGTTCTGGGCCTTGGCGAGCGCGACGCTTTTGGCGGGATGCGCACGCGTGGTCGTGCCGGCGGGTGGCCCGGAGGACCTGGTGCCGCCAAGGTTGCTTGCGTCCACTCCGGATTCGGGCGCCCTTCGCGTGTCCAAGGACGCACAGATCCGGTTGCGCTTCTCCGAATGGGTGGATCCCACCACCGCGCGTTCGGCCATCACCATCGTGCCTTCCGGCTCCAAGGCCCCTGAGATCCGGGTGGATGGACCCGAGGTGATCGTCAAGTTGCGCGAGCCGCTGGACAGTCCGTCCACCTATGTGGTGCGCATCCAACCGGGTTTGGCCGACTGGCGCCGGGCCGCCACCAAGGTGGCCCAGGAGATCCCGTTTTCCACCGGCGCCCGGATCGATTCCGGTCGGGCGGAAGTGCGCATGTGGATGGGCTCGGACACCTCCGCTCCGATCGTGGTGAAAGGACGCCTGGGAGCCTGGCCCCTGGATACCGCCGCCCGCAAAGGCCTCTCTCGTCTGCTACGCCGCAAGGATTCGGCGCAGTGGCTTCTGCAGGCGCCGATGCCCTACCGCGAACGTCCTTGGCGCTGGACCTGGGCGGACACCGCTTTTGTCGCCGATTTGCGATTCCTGCCGGAAGGATCGTGGCGCCTGATCGCCTGGGACGACAAGGACAAGGACAATTTCTGGCGTCCTGGCCAGGAGCCCATCGCGTTCCTGGGTGACATCAAGGGCAAGGGCAATCGCTGGAGCGAATCGTTCGTCGCCAAGCTCGTGCCGGAAGACACCGGCGCACCGGCCCCGCGCGACACCACGACGGACACCCTGCGCGTGAAGGACAGCGTTTCGCTCGATTCCCTCGCGCGTTTGTGGGACAAGCTTCCCGAGGATTCGGTCGGCATCGCCGCCGTCGCCCTGGATTCCCTTCCCAAGTCCTGGAAAGGCAAATCGGTGCGCCTTCGCCTGTGGCCGGTCTTCCGCCGTGCCCGTCCGCGCGTCAGCGCGGCCGATCGTCCGGTCCTGCGCCTGCCTCCGGGGCGTTGGAGCGGCGAGGTCTGGCTGGACCGCGATCTCGATGGCAAGCCGCTGGCTTCTTCCTGGCGCTCGGGTCGGCTCGCCGAGCCCTGGTGCTTCGTTCCTTCGTTCAATCTCGAGCGGCAGGACTCCGTGCGCGTTCGCGTGCAGTGCCTGACCCGCGATGCGATGCCCGATACCGGAAAGGTTTCTCCATGA